The following coding sequences lie in one candidate division Zixibacteria bacterium HGW-Zixibacteria-1 genomic window:
- a CDS encoding DUF4411 domain-containing protein, which yields MEITAKYCFDTSAFIEPWNTFYPMEQFPLLWSNIESLMLEQVIVSPLEVYFEINKKDDSLFEWIKNKKSLFLDLNSEIEISVKLIMSRFPKLVDERKNKSVADPFVIALAHVTGTKVVTFEKGGTDSRPKIPNVCRDLAVDCIGFIDFIRNEQWVF from the coding sequence ATGGAAATAACTGCCAAATATTGTTTTGACACAAGTGCATTTATAGAACCTTGGAATACATTTTATCCAATGGAACAATTCCCTTTGCTTTGGAGTAACATTGAGTCATTGATGTTGGAACAAGTGATTGTTTCACCTTTGGAAGTATATTTCGAAATTAATAAAAAGGACGATAGTCTATTCGAATGGATAAAAAACAAAAAGTCATTATTCCTTGATTTGAATAGTGAAATTGAAATATCGGTAAAATTGATAATGAGCAGGTTTCCGAAATTAGTCGATGAAAGGAAAAATAAATCTGTGGCAGATCCCTTTGTTATTGCGCTTGCTCATGTAACAGGGACAAAAGTCGTAACCTTTGAAAAAGGTGGTACAGATAGTAGACCCAAGATACCAAATGTCTGCAGAGATTTGGCAGTTGACTGTATTGGTTTTATCGACTTTATCCGCAATGAACAATGGGTATTTTAG